In the Fundulus heteroclitus isolate FHET01 chromosome 23, MU-UCD_Fhet_4.1, whole genome shotgun sequence genome, ttgatgggaaaaaaaacctgctgaaaAGAAATCATTATACATTTCAAAAGGGGAATGAATTTTAATTGAGGGTtgtaaaattgttattttaatatattttcagaaAGCAGAACTGAATAAATACTAATCTGCTGTTTGAGCAAAACTCTGCACTGTACATATGGTTACGCTTATCCTTGTGTTTTTGCACTTATGCTTAAAGATAATTAGCGAGGGGACGATAAGAAGTGTCTCCATGTGTCAATctgaaataagaacaaaaagCTCCTCGGCTGATTTCTAAGATGTGATCAACGTGTGTGTCACAGGTCCGTTCTCTGTGTGCGTGTTTATGACAGTAACTGTATTGCCCACACATTTTGCCATATGGCTGCAGAGATGGCCCGTCACTTCATTGCCTGCTCATTTTTTATCGCCGTTTCTCAaaacccccctcccccacctgtttctTGCACTGACTGCTCTCTCTAGATGTAACCGCTTTGCTGTTCAACTGAAAGTTGGATAACTGTACTGTTAGTAAAGACTGTGAATTTAttgtagctgttttttttgtggcatgGAGATTCATTAATATAGTCTCATTGACTCAAAAGGTTACttacttctttatttttgtaatttagaCTGTCTTGCTGAATCAACCCTCTGTTTATATGTGCAGTAATGATCCTCCCACGCTCACCGCCTTTTATCCTTCTGATATTAGCCTGTAGCCTTTGAGTTGTGTCCATTTAGTTTGTGATGCGCTTACAACCATGTCTTGAAGCTGATTCTCGTACCAACGTGACTTACTCTTATACGATGACAAACAATGCGTCCAGCTTCCTCCCCGTATTAGTCTTTTGTTCTTTCACTACAGATGCTTAATTACGAGCTTTAAAGGAAAATCTGTTTTGTACATCCATGTGCCAACAGCTTGAAGTGGCTTATTTGACCTGTGTGATCAAATTTGCttgcataaataaaattcaCTCATGTACTTGTTAActaagtgtggtgtgcattttattgggattgttaTGTTTGATCCTTGCAGTAAAACTGAGCGCTGCGTGCATAAAAGGCTTGCACCACTCTGAAGCCTTCGCTGACGGGCAGGTTGGCTTTGGCTTCTCGCCTGAAACCACTGATCCACTCAGCCAAGGTAATAAATCATTTCCTGGATTACAGTTTGCACTTTGGTGCCAGACAGAACTCCCCTCTCACCTCTATCATATACATTCCACTTAATAATGCATCTTCATGCAGGACGTTCTTGGAAAAGAGAAACTTCTGACAGGTTTTAAGAACATAAATCTTTTCCTGAATCACTTTGAGCAAAGTGAGCTGAATCTTATAGTTTTTCAGAGCGCTGAAAGTTAGGGGTTGGTTCCTCTTTCTGAATCAACATTCGTGAGTAGCTGGTGTAAAAACGGAAATACAAACAAAGATTGTTTAACAAAGAGGATTAAGAAAAGCGTGGCCGGCTCACGTGAGAGTAAAGCTCACCAGCGCCATGTTGAAAAGACACGATGGAACGGGACGGAGAGCAGgcgccacactgcaaaaagagaactaaaaataagtaaaattttcttaaaatgaatgtatttctccttgatttgagcaggtaaataagattatctgccaatggaatgagtaattctacccctaaaataagataattagacatactgcacttgaaataagatgatggagatgaattgttcctattttaagtgtaaaaaattttattccattggcaaaacatcttatttacctgctcaaatcaaagaaaaatactctcatttcaagaaaaagttccttatttttagttctatttttgcagtgcatgttgGAACGAGCGGCGTCTCCTGTTGTTGAGCCTGGGTGACCCTGTCACACCTGCCAAATCCCTCACTAATCCCCCCTCCACCCTCATCCCTGTGGTCGGTCTCACGGGTCACCTGTGCTGAGCCCAGATCCTCAGCCCTCACGGAGTTTCCTTTATTCTCTCTGTCCGCACGCTTTCTCCGGATGTCTTTTTTCCTGATATCTCCTCGATGTGAGCTTTCTGGGAGCGTCGGGTGACACCATGCGTCGACTGCTCTGTCTGCATGTATTCCTATGCTGTCTCAGTATGGCTCTGGCCTTTTGTCCCTCGCAGTGCACCTGTGTCTTTCATGGACGCGTTGAGGGAACCGGAACCAGGTAAGGTGTGCTTTGTTGtgcatttacataaaaatgtgcCTTTCTTTCAATGGAAGGCTGTAGGTGAGGCTACAGACATGTTACAACTCCTAAGCAGCTTTACCTCAAAGTGCCCTTACActataatacatttaaaaaaaaatcattgtctAAGTTCTCTTCAGGTCCATTTGAATCAGTGGGGCATGGTTAGGGGGGAGTGGGCTACGCTGAGTTACCAGACAGTATAGAGTTAAAACTGTACATGCTCTTAGTTATATCCCTGCTAGTGTATGTGGAATCATTTGATATACGACCCAGACGGGATTTAATAATAGACATGACGGACCATGGTGTTATACAGGTAGATATGTCACTAAAGTAGTAGGCAGAGGGTTTCACAATGCCCATAAGTAGTTTATCTAGTTTTATAGAGACATCGCAGAGGATTTCCTCCTAAGTCTTCTGACCTGTATTGACTTAATGTTGTTTTGTTCACGGCATATAGCTAATCCCTTTAAAAGAGAAGAAGCCCTTCTTTCAGCCTGTCCTATTAGTCCTGAACTTCTGTTCTACGAAACATCTTGAGGCAGCAGTTCAGCTGCTGATAAAAGTCAAAATAAGACTGCAGGAAAGTGAAAATGTAGCATTAGCAACAGTCCTTGTGTTAGCATTGTGTTGCCATTCTGCTCCAAAAATACAAGGATTTTCCACCAGACTCCCTgtgtgattttaatttgtatttctgCAGTTATACTTATAAAAACATCATTGCACACATATCCTGAATTCATAGTTAAACAAGATGTCTATATGCACtgttcttttttcctgttttagtttaaataatgagatcagatttttttttacaaactttcTGGTTCAGTTCTGGTTCAGGCGACTGCTTAGATCTCATTACCATGTTTTACATTAGCGCTTTATGTTGGGTCAAAGGTCTCCGTTCTTCCGGAACGGACTGGTTTAACAGAGCGCCTTGACTTTTGTGTccttaagccactttgtaaATAATTTGGCAGGATATTTGGGTCATTGATCATTTGGAAGATCAAGTCCTGCCCAAGCTTTAATGTCCTGACTGATGTCTCGATGCACGGCttcaatatgttttctttttcctcctcccCCCACAGCAGGTGTTCTCAGGTGTGCAGGTGTCCACTGTACCAATGgtcattgagaaaaaaaaaacacattttagatttttaggcCACAGAACATGCCTCCATAATCAAGGTGTTTATCCAGGAGCTTAATATAGAAACGGTAATCCGGTTTTTATGTCTCTTTGGAAGCCCTGGCCTTATCCAGTGAACTATCAGCTCATGCTTCCACACAACCATCTTCACTGTGGATAACGACTCTCTTTTCCCATCTTCAGCAGCGTCTTCACAAAGTCCCCGGCTTTTGTTCTGGGGTTTTGACAGGAAAGAAAACCTGGAAACCTGAACATTAAAGGTTTTTTTACTTGCATATAATTTTTTGAGGAGATGAATGTGGCTCATTCACACCTCTGGGAATTGTCCCTGAAGATGAGCGGCAGTCGTGGAGGATGCCTTGCTCTGTTTCTTTTAAGTTTTCACTGATGTCAGGCAAGGAGGCAGAGTTTGATGTGTTGCCCTAAAATACTGACACAGTATGCCTCATTTAGCTTAAATGTTGTGAATTAACCCATAAGAAGCTTAAAACGCCATGACCTCTTTATCCGGGCTTCTCCATGTTGTTTAATGCAGTCGTGCTAAACTCTTGGAGTTTAGCACGACTCCAGCATCTAGATCCATTACCCATATTTATAGACATCCTTCATACCTCTTTGGTAAATCACTAATTTGGCCAAAGGCTCAGGAAAGTCTACTTTTCTCAATGACAAATGCATGTTTGTCTTTCAGATCCGTGCTCTGTAATGACCCGGACATGTCTGACATCCCCGTCAACGTCCCCGTGGACACCGTCAAACTCCGTGTGGAGAAAACCGCAGTGCGGCGGATCCCAACCGAGGCGTTTTACTATCTGGTGGAGCTGCGATATCTCTGGATCACCTACAACTCCATCACGTCGGTAGATACAGGAAGCTTCTACAACCTGAAAGTGCTCCACGAGCTGAGGCTAGACGGGAACATGATTTCGGTTTTCCCTTGGGAGTCCCTCAAGGAGATGCCGAGGCTGAGGACGCTGGATCTTCACAACAATAGACTCACCAGTGTCTCCCCAGAGGCCATCCCTTACCTCCGCAACGTCACGTACCTGGACCTGTCCAGCAACAAGCTGACTACACTGCCTTCTGACCTCATGGATATCTGGCCACCCTTTAATGGTGTGCCCATCTCTTCTAATGCCTCTCAAAAAGTCGTCCTAGGTAAATGGAAGCAGTTCACCGCAGCTTAGTTTTACAGGATAATGGGGCCGAGTCAGGACGCTTTGGGGGTTGTTGGTCAAGAGCTTGTGGTGGAGGCTCCAATTAGCTTAGCTTGGTTAGTGCCAAGCTTCACGCTGCATGTACTTTACTTTAGCCTGCTAAATAATTGAGGAATAATCATCAAAAAGAAGTTTGAGTGTTAACATAAAACCTGAAAATAGTAAATCTGTCCTGTGAACCTGAGAGTTTATAGAGCTGGAACGACCAAGCATTGAATCCTTTAATGTGAatcttttttcaaattattcacAATTATGTCAGTTGCTCTGTTGCTCTTGTTTTACAGCCAAACACAAACAGGTGTTACACATTCGCACAGGAGCAGATTAGGACCATGCATGGAGAAATTGAGCAGTCCTTTGGTTGGAtaattacaaaagaaaaagatgaagaGAAAGGAGGAAATGTGGATGATTTATTGAATTATCAATGCTTTAAAGCTGTATATATGCTGTGAAAGAGATGGCTATATGGGTTCAACAGGCCAACAGGTGTGATGAATTTAATGGGAGCCGGTAGATTTGACCCTTTGCCATTTCGTCACACTTTTTCAGGTCGTTCCATGCCGACAGCGTGTCCCATTGTGCTCTAATGTGTGGAAATGGTTGGCATCTAACTCCAGTAAATAACATCTACCAGCAGGAGATCCCTTAGAGATATTTTGCTTTGGTCTTGGGTCATAAAACTTCATGTTTTAAAAGAGCAAACAGGCCCAAACAGCTCACAACTACAAAGAATATGTCAATAGAATGTTAATATTGTTTTCAGATATTAAAACACAACCAACTTAATTACCTGTGAGCATTTTATGACCCTTAATCTCCATAATTCATAAAAACGTAAAGGTAAAGTGGACGTGATTTCCAGAAAAGTTCCTTTTAAGTCTCATTTTTAGAAATCTGCACAAGACGGCCTGCTCTTCTCCTTCTCAAGGGGATTGCTTGGAAAACTCTCCCAAATGCactaaatgtctttatttatttcttcccaTAAACTTGttagacagtttgcttcttgcgactctgagcctttttaaaaatatatggtgaGAGCTGCAGAGTTACGGTGAATGGTAGCTAACTGGATATATAAACACTAGCACAGTGGTTTTATGTGAGCgcatcacaatgattggcatgtgggacaaccgatAAGGGGATACCCCCAGAActcaaagctgaaaaaaagaTCCTCCATTATATCTTTAACTAGAAGGAAAACTTAATGGATGTGCTTTGGTTGAAGAGTGTGGGAATAAAATAGAAGCAGAGGAAACGGCAATGCATGGGTAAAAAATGTGGATACCTACTGGTGAACCAGGAAGTTGATGCAAAGGTGAAGTTGACATCTGCAACATCACACCTGTGCAGTCCATTGTCCCCTTTACCTGTAGGTAAAATATGTCAGAACTAGAAGTATTGAGTAATCGATAGTCGTAACTGATATTGTCAttagggaatcaagcaaatgcAATATTAATTTAGGTATTCCAAACCAATTATATTGTTAAAACACAATGAATTAGAAGAAAATAATGAATGCAACATTGTGAAAAGACTGGAGAATATCTGATAAATCTCAATACAAAGATCAGTCACTGGAATGTCTGTAACAGTGAACGCTGTAATGTTTAGACAGCTGTTTATGTCTTAGATAAAAAGTCAAACATGAAACCtaaattgcattttttgttgTAACTAATCAAACCCTTTGCTGAGCCCAACTAGCTGTTACTACAaaccttttgtgttttaaaacccTGGATGCTCTAATAAGGCTAACTCTGCATAAAACTCAGGTTTAGACAAGACGCCACATGACAGTCACGACCCAACAGGCTCGTGAGTTTTAGGTTAGGACAACAGCCAAGGCTTTAAAGATTTCCTGTTAAGGGTTCTCTGGCTGATTTCTAGTAACCAGGTTATTTTTAAGTTTGAGCTGCTGATAAGGAGTTAAACCAATTCTGAGAAATAAGACAAGAAGAgcaatacaaatgttttttcgAATTTGTTCTGCCATGAGGattcattaaatatttatgttaGGAGCAGATACGGCATCACTCTTTGTGTTTGAGAGAACAGATGCAGTAAACGTAAATCAATGAATGAATGACTCACATCAGCAGATGACATGCTTAGCTGAAACCACAAGCTTCATGCTTGTTTCCCGTAGAACACAAACTCTTTTTATTAACTCTAAGATTTTAATAGCTGCCGACCACACAGCTTTCTCTGCACTGCAATCAGACTTGCTGTTATCTTCTTTAAGCGCCGCGTTTTGTCTCAGCCTTAAAGAACCACAGGGAAGTCGCGACAAGGTTtgaaaaatactatttttattatttttatttttttgaaagagGTCAAAATAAATCTCATCCACCTCCAAGCAGAAGTTGAGCCCTGTCACTGCATTAACACTTCACATTGCTAAGCTTAGCTTCTAGTGATAATGTcaagataaaaataaaggaagaagaaaaaaaaaatactatttttattaaaacagatTCTTATATCGCAGAAATTCCTCTGACTTCCTTTGTAAAACCACTCACTGACACTTTGAACAGTTAACAGTCTTCCTCACTCAGTTGTCAGAACAATGTTGAACTTTTTTACTGATATGAAACCAATCGGTTTACATCCGGGTcgatcaagctgaaaatcaTACGATTCCAGTCATAAGCTGAGTCGTATCTCTGGTTTTAGCATATCCCATATAAGTTTCTGTTGGATAAAATTATAATATATGTGTTGACAAATAGAGAGATAGAAATAGAGCACGAAGAATGAAAGCACAATCCGGAATATTCTGAATAATCAGAATATCGACCAGTGAATTGTCTACCGCTGTTAATATAAGCAAAGGAATCCAACAGGTATGCAATGATTTGCTGTATAAAGTTTGATTTTGAACTGGACACATGGATTAGGTTGACTGTAAGTGACCTGATTATGTATCTTCTAACAGCAAAGCCAATGGAAACTGTGTTCCCACAAAACTGTAGGAAGGCCAGTGGCAGCTTAGGTGCTTTGCGACTCTTAAGTCGAATTAATCAGTTGAATGGCTTAGCGTCCGCTGGAACATGGGTTTGTGTACATCAGGTCCTTATGGAGCGTCTTTGATTAAATACTCTGActaatgtaaatgtgttttttcagaCTGTGAAATCTTATGTCTCTCTGCACAACGCAATCTAATGCTACCCTCTACATGTGCTCAAAGTGCTAATTGTTTGAGGGCGTAGCATTGCCTTATATCATTAAAGTCAAACATTCAGTGTTGAGCATCTTCTACAACACGACAGTAGCCAGAAGCACTTGATCTTTACTAAAATTAGATCCTTTAGGTGTTATTGCCTCTCCACTGTTAAAATGCCACATTAGCATGAGTTATCTTATCCACAGTAACACTGaaacatttatgtaaaataacagCAATCGATTTAAATCTTTCTTATCTTTTCATTCTAAGGCCTTCAGGATAATCCCTGGTTCTGTGACTGTAAAATCTCCAAGCTGATTGAGATTTCCAAAATGGTGGAATCAACGGTGATTTTGATGGACTTGTTTTTGGGCTGTGCCGCGCCGGAGAACCTAGCGGGAGTCCTTTTTCAGCGCGCTGAGCTTGAGAACTGCGTGAAGCCATCGGTGATGGCGTCTGCCACCAAGATAACGTCGACTTTGGGCAGCAACGTCCTACTGCGATGCGATGCCTCAGGATCTCCGACACCAGCTCTTTATTGGACCAAGGCAGATGGCTCTCCAGTCAACAACacaggtaaaataaaataggtttgctttttttatataaacaaagtATATAAATTGCATTTATAGAGGTTTGCACTTTCACAGATATAAAATATTTGCTGTAACATATAGAAATGTAACAATCTCAAATTACAAAGTACAAACTTTTAATGACTCGTGTCTTTTTGCTCCACTATCCAGTCCAGGAGTCACCCGGGGAAGGGATTAATTGGTCCATCATGAGCTTGCATGGCATAGAGTATAAAGATGCGGGGGACTACAGTTGCAAAGCGAAGAATGTCGCCGGCACGGCAAAAGCCACCATTACTTTAACGTTGGCTGGTACCATGAGCACCACTGGACCCCCACTGCAACCCAGCACCAGAACAGTACCAACCAGCCAAGGCACAGCAGTCACTCCCCCAAATTACGTTTCTAAATCACCCGTCACAGCACCAACCGTCCCTCCAGGAGCACTGACGACACTTTCTGACGGACAAAAGCCCCCCAAACCCGTCTCTGGCAACGGTTCCCAGAAAGGTCTGCTCAGGGAAACCAAAAACCAGCAAGCAAGTAACGGAAAAAAGTTTGCAGCTGATGAGAAGAGCAAGAAAAGTGACGGCTCCAGGGCTGTTAAAGACCTGGAGATTGTGGAGCAGACAGCCGACACTGCAGTGTTGCTCTGGACCGCAGGCGGATTGCTAAATGATGCGCCACTGACGGTTGTTTATTCGCCCTACGGCGAGGATGACAGTAAAAGGACGTTGGAGACCAAAGCAGGAAGTGGAAAAGTACTCCTAGATGGACTGTCACCTGGAATGAGGTACTCAGTCTGCCTTGTTGCAAAAGCTAGTGCTGCCCGGAAAGATCCTTGCATTGACTTTTACACGGAAGACAGCGGGCAGAACAAACTTTTCTTCGTCGTCAGCAGCATCGCCTGCGTTCTGGCTTTGCCGTTAATTGCTCTGCTTATCTACAAGATTCTTGCTCTTTACTGCAAGGGACGCAACACACCTCTGGATGAGCGCGAGCTAGAGAGGGAGAGCTACGTCAAATTTGAGACAATCTCAATGAAACAAAGAACTCTGACCTCGCATCCGATCGAACTCTGGGCAAGAAGACCAACGAATGATTCTGAGCGACTCTTGCTTTGCTCGCGGTCAAGCATCGACTCTCAGATGACCTACAAGAGCGACAGTTCTCGGTCTGAGTACCTCTGTTGACGTCAGACTCCATTGCCAATACACCAACACCATGCTAAAACACCTGCCTTTCATACATACATGTTTAtgactgggttttatttttctactaaCGGGCCGTAAAGAATGAATGTACTGAGAGAAACATGATAGTTTAGAAAAGTGTTAACAGGAAGAGCTCTGTGGCGGGGGGGTCAAACGGACCTTTTTTGTCCTGGTTCTGAGCCTTATATACTTCATCCAGAAATCATGCAGACATTTGGGATGGATAATTTAACAGGGAACGGTGTTTGATGTCGTCCTCGATGCCAAAGCTGTAATGTCTGGAAGCTGTGGCGATCTCAGAGAAGACCCATAATGTTCATATACCTGCTGTAAGGATCCAGCTAATTGTTGCCTTACTGAACACAGAAgtactgtttgtgtgtttgacgGAGCACAAAACCTGAATCGTTTTATAAATGTtgccactttttatttttattcataaataaatgtttactttacTTTGAACTTCAACACTCTTTCATGATTTATTTGCATTATGTCCTCCATAAAGTGTTCTAAAACTATTTATAAAAACTCACAGGAGCATTTAAGGAAAGCCATAAAAATCAGCCTTTCAGTTGCTGTGGAAAATGTTAATGGAAGTATTGTTTAAACACCACAACACGACAGATTTTGGTTTGTCTGTTGATCTGGTAAATTTGTACTGCCCAAAAGATTGAAGAGTGCAATCTTTAAACCTGATCCCTGAACTTCCCTACCCTGTCTACTGCACCTCTTTATGCACTTCCCACCTGCACTCCACAGCTTTGATAGCAACGGTTAATCTGTAAGTCACTTTGTCTGGATGATCCGATTgaatttgacgttgtaaagtgccttgagatggcatgtgttgtgaattggcgctaaataaataaaactgaattgatttGACTCTGGATAAAAGTGTCTGCCAAAtgcataaacataaaaacaatacgGATTGCTCTGTCGGGGTCAGAGGCCACTGAAGAATCTTGGTTTACTCCAAAGTGATGGTAGGAAGGAGCAGGAGATGGATGAACACCTTGATACATCATCTGCAGAAATCTGGGCACTGCTCTGGTGAAAAAAGAGCCGAACCCATCAACCAGTCAGCTCCTGGTTTATAGGTCCATCTATGTTCCTACTCTCACCTATGCTCAGGAGAAATGGGTcatgaaagaaaaagagttgTGGATACAAATGACAGAAATGAGCCTTCTTCATAGGCAGGATTAGGCGAAGAGCTCGGTCGGTCGATCCACTGCTCCTCTGTCAGCAGTATGAATACTGGGCGTCTCTCTCCCAGGTACATCCCAGTGGGTGGACCCCAATTCAAGGCAAAGCAAGAAACCGCTGTGGAAAATGCATTTCTCTTCTGGAATGAGAACCAATTACGAATCTCCAGATTGAGTGTTGTTGGGGGGGAGTGATCActgggtttccctcctgaaCCACTGTTGACACAGTGccagtttaaaacaaattttctcTTATCCAGTTGGCGTTAATGTGTGTAGAAGTTTACAATAGAAAAATCAACCGATAGCCTGAGCCATTAATACATACTGAGTACAGAAAATGGTTTATGAACCGTGGTTTATAATCAGTGACGCAAAGACCAGAATTTTGTAGCCTTTGTCATTTTTTGTCAATTTGGATTTCTCATCAGAAACTATTGTT is a window encoding:
- the lrit3a gene encoding leucine-rich repeat, immunoglobulin-like domain and transmembrane domain-containing protein 3a, with product MRRLLCLHVFLCCLSMALAFCPSQCTCVFHGRVEGTGTRSVLCNDPDMSDIPVNVPVDTVKLRVEKTAVRRIPTEAFYYLVELRYLWITYNSITSVDTGSFYNLKVLHELRLDGNMISVFPWESLKEMPRLRTLDLHNNRLTSVSPEAIPYLRNVTYLDLSSNKLTTLPSDLMDIWPPFNGVPISSNASQKVVLGLQDNPWFCDCKISKLIEISKMVESTVILMDLFLGCAAPENLAGVLFQRAELENCVKPSVMASATKITSTLGSNVLLRCDASGSPTPALYWTKADGSPVNNTVQESPGEGINWSIMSLHGIEYKDAGDYSCKAKNVAGTAKATITLTLAGTMSTTGPPLQPSTRTVPTSQGTAVTPPNYVSKSPVTAPTVPPGALTTLSDGQKPPKPVSGNGSQKGLLRETKNQQASNGKKFAADEKSKKSDGSRAVKDLEIVEQTADTAVLLWTAGGLLNDAPLTVVYSPYGEDDSKRTLETKAGSGKVLLDGLSPGMRYSVCLVAKASAARKDPCIDFYTEDSGQNKLFFVVSSIACVLALPLIALLIYKILALYCKGRNTPLDERELERESYVKFETISMKQRTLTSHPIELWARRPTNDSERLLLCSRSSIDSQMTYKSDSSRSEYLC